The following nucleotide sequence is from Trifolium pratense cultivar HEN17-A07 linkage group LG2, ARS_RC_1.1, whole genome shotgun sequence.
AATTCCTGATATAAAACCTACCAAAGTTGTTGTATTAAAATTTACCAGATCACTCCACCAAAATGATTCTTAGACTCAAGCTTCCTACAAGTATTAAAGATCTATTCAATAAGACATGTAAATAGAAATACTAACCATCTCTAACGGGGACAGCAATATAAGTGTCATGCTTGTGCTTGTTGTGTTTACAACTCCACAGTCTAAAGAAACACTTTAATTGACAATAATTGACTTTATTACTTGGCTGGAGCAAGTGTAGTACAATTTGTAAACTCCTAACCAAACAATATTTCCAAGACAACCGTAACAAATATATTCATTCACTTCCCCACAAATTTCAAACTCACCAATATCCCAATCTTTGAAGTATGAACACACTTAACAAAagaaataacaataacaaaataacCATCTTACCTAGTTTCAATCTTACAATAGACCTTTTGCGATAATTTCACGTAGAAGTTTCTCTGCCTTATCATTTTCACCTTTATTAAACAGAGAACGGATAATTATTTCATAAGTTGCAGCGTCTGGAATGCAACTATTGTCTTTCATTTTTGATAGCAAGGCCAACGCTTCATCAAACAAGCCCTTGTCGCAAAACCCTTGGATCATAACAGTATATGTATAAACATTTAGATTGTAGCCTTTGACTGAAAGATCTTCAAAAACATGTCTCGCGTCCTCTACTCTTCCAACTTTACACAATCCGTGAATAAGAATAGTATATGTGTTCATATTTGGTTGAATGCCCTCGTCCTTAACTTTTGTTAATAATGCAATTGCCTTTTCAACATGATGGTTTTTGCATAAAGCGTCAAATATAGAATTGTAAGTAATTATATCAGGTGGTAGACCTCTATCATGCATCTCATCGACAAGCTTCAAAGCATGTGAGATTCTCCCTGATTTGCCCAAACCATCAATAAGGGAATTGTAAGTTACCACATTAGGAATAATGTTTCTACAACGCATTTCTTTGAAGAGAATTAAGGCTTCATCCACCATTTTAACCTTACAAAATCCATTAATCATAATACTATAGCTCCAAACTTCAGGAGTCACTCCACTTTGGGCCATGATATTGAATGTACGGTTGGCCTTGTTCATTTCTTTAACTAAGCAATATCCATCCATTAACGAGCTATAAGTAATAACATCAGGTTTAACACCTTTTCTGATCATCATAGCAAACACATTATTAGCTTCTTTCACGTTTCCTTCCTTACAAAATGCATCAACCAATATATTGAAGGTATACACATCAGGGTCGATGTTTTccaatatcattttattaaacaaatcaATTGCTTCTTTCAATTTACCAACAATGCAAAAGCCATTAATCAAAGCATTGTAAGTGACAACATTGGGATAAATTCTCTTAGCGACCATTTCAGAATATAAATCAAAAGCATCATCAACAAGTTTATCTTTGCACATACTGTCAATAATTGCAGTGTACATTACCACATTAGGTCGAACCAGTTTCCCATCAACTCGTCTCAGCAACTGCAAGGATGCACTTGTTTCTCCTACTTTACATAACCCATTGATTAAGGTTCCATAACTGACTTGGTCCAACTGAAACCCATGGGCTACCAACTTGTCATGAAAATGCAATGCTTTATGGATCTGACCTTTGAGACAGAGACCCTTGATGAGTGTAGTCAAAGTTATGGCATCTGGGTCATAACCCTTTTTGAGAATGTTGGCAAATACAGAAAAGGAAAGAGAGTTTAGACCCAATTGAGAAAAACAATTGATCAAGATGCTCAAAGTGACTAAGTTTAAAGCAATTCCATTTAATTCCATCTGACGATGAAGTGAAATAACAGTGTAGTAATGATTGGCCTTAACAAGAGAACCTAAAATCTTACCAAAATGAATGATGGGTGGGGTTGGATTCTGATGTAGCAAGTGATTGAATGAGGAAACAAGATTAGCTTTTTCTTGTTGGTTGTGTAATTGAGAGTATAGCATTGTTGAAGAAGGaatgaaattagggtttgaatGTTGAAAAAGAGGGATAGAAGCATAATACCTCTGAAGCATTTTGGTTGAAAACGACAACATTGTGAAGAATGAATGGATTAAGGATAACACTGAATCTATCTATAACGAGAACGTTCCCTCTGTATTATTAtggattcattcattcatttggtGCATACTGTCTTTGTTCCCGTCGGGGTTTACGAAAGGAAAGAATCAAAGTCCAAAGGTCACTCAAGGCCCAAGAcccttggttttttttttttggggggcaaaagtcatattggggTGCATGAGAccattggtttttttttttttggctgaATAGTgttttactccctccgtcctataatataggcaaaaaaaaatattttcacacttattaagaaaagtaaaatatgataatttcaaggttgactttttgtgtgtttgttgaaataagtttcatgggaagatgtaaaaacaatttttattggttattgattatagggaaaagaagagagagagtaaattaagtaaaagtttatcttgaaaatgataaaagttagttttttttgcttataatttgggacatgaaaaagtgattttttttgct
It contains:
- the LOC123907052 gene encoding pentatricopeptide repeat-containing protein At3g22470, mitochondrial-like isoform X2 — translated: MLLSLFFNIQTLISFLLQQCYTLNYTTNKKKLILFPHSITCYIRIQPHPSFILGYDPDAITLTTLIKGLCLKGQIHKALHFHDKLVAHGFQLDQVSYGTLINGLCKVGETSASLQLLRRVDGKLVRPNVVMYTAIIDSMCKDKLVDDAFDLYSEMVAKRIYPNVVTYNALINGFCIVGKLKEAIDLFNKMILENIDPDVYTFNILVDAFCKEGNVKEANNVFAMMIRKGVKPDVITYSSLMDGYCLVKEMNKANRTFNIMAQSGVTPEVWSYSIMINGFCKVKMVDEALILFKEMRCRNIIPNVVTYNSLIDGLGKSGRISHALKLVDEMHDRGLPPDIITYNSIFDALCKNHHVEKAIALLTKVKDEGIQPNMNTYTILIHGLCKVGRVEDARHVFEDLSVKGYNLNVYTYTVMIQGFCDKGLFDEALALLSKMKDNSCIPDAATYEIIIRSLFNKGENDKAEKLLREIIAKGLL
- the LOC123907052 gene encoding pentatricopeptide repeat-containing protein At1g12300, mitochondrial-like isoform X1, whose product is MLSFSTKMLQRYYASIPLFQHSNPNFIPSSTMLYSQLHNQQEKANLVSSFNHLLHQNPTPPIIHFGKILGSLVKANHYYTVISLHRQMELNGIALNLVTLSILINCFSQLGLNSLSFSVFANILKKGYDPDAITLTTLIKGLCLKGQIHKALHFHDKLVAHGFQLDQVSYGTLINGLCKVGETSASLQLLRRVDGKLVRPNVVMYTAIIDSMCKDKLVDDAFDLYSEMVAKRIYPNVVTYNALINGFCIVGKLKEAIDLFNKMILENIDPDVYTFNILVDAFCKEGNVKEANNVFAMMIRKGVKPDVITYSSLMDGYCLVKEMNKANRTFNIMAQSGVTPEVWSYSIMINGFCKVKMVDEALILFKEMRCRNIIPNVVTYNSLIDGLGKSGRISHALKLVDEMHDRGLPPDIITYNSIFDALCKNHHVEKAIALLTKVKDEGIQPNMNTYTILIHGLCKVGRVEDARHVFEDLSVKGYNLNVYTYTVMIQGFCDKGLFDEALALLSKMKDNSCIPDAATYEIIIRSLFNKGENDKAEKLLREIIAKGLL